From Jiangella mangrovi:
CTCTGCTACGCAGGCCCGGACGCGGCCGGCCAGCAGGCCGTCGCGCCGTTCCGCGACATCGCCGCGCCGGTGGCCGACCTGGTCCGCCCGATGCCGTACCCGGGCCTGTTCCCGCCGGACGACCCGGACATGCCGCGGCCTGTCACGGTCGGCACCACCGGCTACCTCGACCACGTCGACCTCGCGACCGCCGAGACCATCGTCGACCACCTGAGCAGGTCCGACGCGCCGCTGCGGCTGGTCCAGCTGCGGGTGCTCGGCGGCGCGATCTCGCGGGTGTCGAACGACGCGACCGCCTACGGTCACCGGGCCGCGAACGTCATGGTCAACGTGGTGTCGATGGTCCTCGGCCCGCAGGACCGCCCGGCCCGGCAGCAGTGGGTCGACGACCTCACCACCGCCCTCGACCAGGGCGTCCCCGGCTCGTACGTCAACTTCGTCAGCGACGACGGCCCCGAGCACGCCCGCAGCGCCTATCCGCCGGCCACGTGGGACCGGCTGGCGGCGATCAAGGCGGTGTACGACCCGGCGAACCTGTTCCGGTCGAACCACAACATCGCGCCGGTCGTCGGCAGCTGACGGGCGAAGCGGGCCAAGGCCCGAGGGTGCGCGCATGAGCCGCTTCAGTGTGAGATCTCTGCCTGATCCGTGTGGCGCTGCTGTCGCTCCGGCGACAGTTTCTCCACACACCCAGCGCTACCTCGGGCTGTTCGAGCACCGCGCGGCGGGCTCAGCGCGCGGCGCGTAGACGACGGCGGTAGTCGGCGGCGCGGGCGCGGTTCTGGCACTGGACGGAGCAGAACCGGCGCCGGCCCGCCGGCGAGACGTCGACGTAGACGTCCGCGCACCCGCCGTCGACGCAGATGCCCAGGCGGCCGGGGTCGCGCCCGGTCAGCTGGTCACGCAGCGCGAGCAGGGCGGCCGCGAGCAGGGCGTCGTCGGCGGTCGTACGCCAGACCGGGCGGACGCGGACGCCGCCGCCGCCGTCGCCGTCGCCGCCGCCGTCGTCGATGACGAGGTCGGGCCGGACGGTGAGGCCGGCGAGCAGGGCGGAGATCCGCCCGACCCGCTCCGCCGTCGTCGGCAGGTCGAAGATCGCGAACACCAGGTCGGCGAAGGCGACGAGGTCGGCGTCGGTCAGCCGGTCCGCGAGGTCGCGCGGCAGGCCGGCGCCGTGGACATGGCCGGCCCGGGCGGGAACATCCGAGCGCGCGCCGGCGCGGCGAGGCTCGGCGCCCCACCCGTTCACCAGCTCGACGAGCGTGTCCATCGGCATCGGCCGCACCTGGACGTCCACGACCTCAACATAACGCGTTGCGGAGCTTCATCGCGTTGCGTAACGTGATGAATCAACCTTTCGCGTGACGATCGGAGTCTCGATGGTGGCGAAGATGCGCGACGTGGCCGAGCGGGCCGGGGTCTCGCTGAAGACGGTCTCGAACGTGATCAACGACCACCCGAACGTCACTCCGGCCACGCGCACCAAGGTCGAGGCGGCGATCACCGCCCTGGACTACCGGCCCAACATCACCGCCCGCGCCCTGCGCAGCGGCCGCGTCGGCGTGGTCGCCCTCGCCGTCCCCGACCTCGACTCCCCCTTCTTCGCCGCCCTCGCCGCCGCCGTCGGCCGGGCCGCGAAACGCCACGACCACGCCGTCCTCGTCGAGCAGACCGACGGCGACCCCGACTCCGAGCGGCTGGCGCTCGACGGCCTGCGCAACCGCCTCGTCGACGGCGTCCTCCTGTGGCCGACGGTGGTCACCACCGGCATTGATGGCGCCCGGCCCGTCGTCCTGCTCGGCGGCGGCCCTCCCGGGGCGGTGACGGCAGGCGCGGACGACCTGGCCCGCGACGCCGTCGGCCTCCTGCTCGCCCGCATCGCCGCCGCGACGATGCGGAACTGACCGCGCCCTCGTGTCAGGCTGGGCGGGTGGAGTTCACCTCGATACTCGAGTCCAGCGGCGGCAACAAGGCCGGTTTCGTCGTCCCCGACGCCGTCGTCGACGGGCTGGGCGGCGGGAAGCGCCCGAAGGTCGCCGTCACCGTCGCCGGCTATACCTACCGCAGCTCGATCGCGCGCATGGGCGAGCGCTACATGGTCGGCATGAGCATCGACCGGCGCGCCGAGGCCGGTGTCACCGTCGGCGACACCTACGACGTCGACATCGTGCTCGACGACGCGCCCCGCGAGGTCGACCTGCCACCCGACCTCGCCGCTGCCCTCGACGCCGTCCCGGCGGCGAAGGAGTTCTGGCAGACGCTGTCGCACAGCAAGCAGCAGTGGCACGTCCTGCAGGTCACCGGGGCGAAGAAGCCCGAGACCCGAGCGAAGCGAGTCGAGACCTCCGTCTCCATGCTCGCCGAGGGTCGCGCCCGCTGACCGGCGCTCGACTCCCGCCCGTGCGCGCTCGCCATGTCGCGCGCGTCATCGGCTCGCGCAGCCGACGCAGAGTCTGGTCCACGGCCGCAGTTCGAGGCGCTCGGGCGGAATGACGGCGCCGCATCGTTCGCAGTCGCCGAAGGCGCCGCGGGCGAGCCTGGCCTGAGCGGCCTCGACCTCGCTGAGGAGGTAGGCGACCCTGGCACGGTACGCAGCTTCGGTCGCGTCGCCGTCGGCGGCCGGAAGGTCGTCGAGCTGGCGTCGCCGCATGGCCGCGGCCTCGGCCAGTGCGTCCTGGATGCGGGCCTCGACGTGGGAGGGAATGGTGGCGTGGGGGTCGTGTGCGTGAGCGTTCATCGTCCTGTCCCTGGGTATGGCGGTGAGCGCACCCGCATCGGGGCGCGCTGATT
This genomic window contains:
- a CDS encoding TraR/DksA family transcriptional regulator, which translates into the protein MNAHAHDPHATIPSHVEARIQDALAEAAAMRRRQLDDLPAADGDATEAAYRARVAYLLSEVEAAQARLARGAFGDCERCGAVIPPERLELRPWTRLCVGCASR
- a CDS encoding LacI family DNA-binding transcriptional regulator; this encodes MTIGVSMVAKMRDVAERAGVSLKTVSNVINDHPNVTPATRTKVEAAITALDYRPNITARALRSGRVGVVALAVPDLDSPFFAALAAAVGRAAKRHDHAVLVEQTDGDPDSERLALDGLRNRLVDGVLLWPTVVTTGIDGARPVVLLGGGPPGAVTAGADDLARDAVGLLLARIAAATMRN
- a CDS encoding CGNR zinc finger domain-containing protein, producing MDVQVRPMPMDTLVELVNGWGAEPRRAGARSDVPARAGHVHGAGLPRDLADRLTDADLVAFADLVFAIFDLPTTAERVGRISALLAGLTVRPDLVIDDGGGDGDGGGGVRVRPVWRTTADDALLAAALLALRDQLTGRDPGRLGICVDGGCADVYVDVSPAGRRRFCSVQCQNRARAADYRRRLRAAR
- a CDS encoding YdeI/OmpD-associated family protein, giving the protein MEFTSILESSGGNKAGFVVPDAVVDGLGGGKRPKVAVTVAGYTYRSSIARMGERYMVGMSIDRRAEAGVTVGDTYDVDIVLDDAPREVDLPPDLAAALDAVPAAKEFWQTLSHSKQQWHVLQVTGAKKPETRAKRVETSVSMLAEGRAR